The Bradysia coprophila strain Holo2 chromosome X unlocalized genomic scaffold, BU_Bcop_v1 contig_185, whole genome shotgun sequence genome window below encodes:
- the LOC119068458 gene encoding vesicular acetylcholine transporter: MSFQVPLINLEFNEVKEILWTKIQEPQNQRKLILVIVSIALLLDNMLYMVIVPIIPDYLREIGTWGDPGNITLTVGQPRDHHGQDSATGFLFASKAIVQLMVNPFSGALIDKIGYDIPMMIGLTIMFFSTAVFACGKSYSVLFFARSLQGAGSAFADTSGLAMIADRFTEENERSRALGIALAFISFGCLVAPPFGGALYQFAGKEVPFLILAFVCLLDGLMLLLVMKPIAEQLRASSEQKAPSIPIWKLLMDPYIAVCAGALMMSNVALAFLEPTISLWMEDYITTDNWKIGMIWLPAFFPHVFGVVLTVKMARKYPQHQWLMAACGLGLEGFCCFLIPLSTTYQMLMIPICGICFGIALIDTALLPTLGYLVDVRYVSVYGSIYAIADISYSVAYAVGPIIAGGVVEAIGFTALNIGIAFSNILYAPVLIYLKHIYDFKPFESEANILMADPPNKEYQTYSMQDQRLVDGNLKNHLEYQNYQNDTGGIQESNVDQDNGYAAQYDGYQQQQQYQPGYQEQGGTYQQQQQYVPPPRPAPPQQQNQLHQRQLPQQPANPFRQAEQQQQQQQQQQQQQQQQQQQQPPAPSSRVSNPFRQGM, from the coding sequence aTGTCATTTCAAGTACCATTGATCAACCTCGAATTTAACGAGGTTAAAGAGATATTATGGACCAAAATTCAAGAGCCACAGAACCAACGGAAACTGATTTTGGTCATTGTATCCATTGCTCTGCTATTGGACAATATGTTGTACATGGTCATTGTGCCGATTATCCCCGATTATCTGAGGGAAATTGGTACATGGGGTGATCCGGGTAATATAACCCTTACCGTTGGACAGCCTAGAGATCATCATGGCCAGGATTCTGCCACTGGATTTCTATTCGCATCGAAAGCTATTGTGCAACTAATGGTGAATCCATTCTCCGGAGCTTTAATTGACAAGATCGGCTATGATATACCTATGATGATTGGTTTGACGATTATGTTTTTCTCAACGGCCGTCTTTGCTTGCGGAAAAAGTTACAGCGTTCTGTTTTTCGCACGGTCACTTCAAGGAGCTGGTTCAGCGTTTGCTGATACATCCGGATTGGCTATGATTGCTGATAGATTTACGGAAGAGAACGAGCGGTCCAGAGCTTTGGGCATTGCACTGGCTTTTATCAGTTTTGGATGCCTGGTTGCACCTCCATTCGGTGGCGCGTTGTACCAATTTGCTGGAAAGGAGGTGCCATTTCTGATACTGgcttttgtgtgtttattggACGGTCTGATGTTATTGCTGGTGATGAAACCAATAGCAGAACAATTACGAGCTAGTAGTGAACAGAAGGCTCCGTCGATACCAATTTGGAAATTGCTGATGGATCCCTACATCGCAGTATGCGCTGGGGCTTTGATGATGTCAAATGTTGCATTAGCGTTCCTAGAACCGACCATATCGCTATGGATGGAGGACTATATTACAACAGACAATTGGAAGATTGGTATGATCTGGTTGCCAGCATTTTTCCCGCACGTTTTTGGCGTAGTACTAACTGTCAAAATGGCACGGAAATATCCACAACATCAATGGCTGATGGCTGCGTGTGGATTGGGGCTAGAAGGTTTTTGTTGCTTCTTAATTCCACTGTCAACAACATATCAAATGTTAATGATTCCCATCTGTGGAATATGTTTTGGAATTGCACTTATTGATACAGCACTGTTGCCGACACTTGGCTACCTAGTAGATGTTAGATACGTATCCGTATATGGCAGTATATATGCCATTGCTGATATTTCATATTCAGTTGCCTACGCCGTGGGTCCGATTATAGCTGGCGGTGTTGTCGAAGCTATTGGTTTTACTGCCTTAAATATTGGAATAGCATTTTCAAATATACTCTACGCACCAGTGCTGATATATCTGAAACACATTTACGACTTTAAACCATTCGAAAGCGAAGCAAATATTCTAATGGCCGATCCGCCGAACAAAGAATACCAAACATATTCCATGCAAGATCAACGCCTTGTCGATGgcaatttgaaaaatcacCTCGAATATCAGAATTACCAGAACGATACTGGTGGCATTCAGGAATCGAATGTGGACCAAGACAATGGGTATGCGGCACAATATGACGGATACCAGCAGCAACAACAGTATCAGCCAGGTTATCAAGAACAAGGCGGAACTTatcaacaacagcagcagtaTGTACCACCGCCAAGGCCGGCACCtccacaacaacaaaatcaattacatCAAAGGCAGCTTCCGCAACAGCCGGCAAATCCATTCCGCCAGGCagaacagcaacaacaacagcagcagcagcagcagcaacaacaacaacagcagcagcagcagcaaccaCCGGCGCCGAGTAGTAGAGTTTCGAATCCATTTAGACAAGGAatgtaa